One genomic region from Glaciimonas sp. PAMC28666 encodes:
- a CDS encoding NRAMP family divalent metal transporter, protein MDSTSVEPEKTWIQKLGPGLITGAADDDPSGIATYSQAGAQFGVNMLWTLVLTYPLMVGIQIISAKIGRVSGHGLATNIRRYYPPWLLYVIVGLLLIANTINIAADIAAMGEALKLLAGGPAHLFALGFGILSLILQIFVPYNRYVRVLKWLTLALLAYVATAFVVHIPWTHVLEKTFLPSLSWKPEFITSVVAIFGTTISPYLFFWQTSQEVEEQIADVRAKPLKIAPEQAPANFHRIKIDTFVGMGFSNIVAYFIILTTAVTLNQHGITNIQTSAQAAAALRPIAGEFAFWLFSAGIIGTGLLAVPVLAGSAAYAMAGAFRWKNSLELKPMMAKKFYSIIAISTLLGVALCFTRIDPIKALYWSAVLNGVISVPIMCVMMLMATRSEVMGVFVISTRLKTLGWVCTAVMAISVIAMFYAMLK, encoded by the coding sequence GTGGATAGCACTAGCGTCGAACCTGAAAAAACCTGGATTCAAAAACTCGGTCCTGGACTGATTACCGGTGCTGCTGATGATGATCCTAGTGGCATTGCCACCTACTCCCAGGCAGGCGCCCAGTTTGGCGTAAATATGCTCTGGACGCTGGTACTCACCTATCCTTTGATGGTGGGAATTCAAATTATCAGCGCCAAAATAGGTCGTGTAAGCGGGCATGGTCTAGCCACCAATATTCGTCGGTATTATCCACCATGGCTGCTTTACGTCATCGTGGGGCTGTTACTGATTGCCAACACCATCAACATTGCTGCAGATATTGCAGCAATGGGAGAAGCGCTGAAGTTGCTGGCTGGCGGCCCGGCACATCTATTTGCGCTGGGATTTGGCATTTTGTCGCTCATCCTGCAAATCTTTGTTCCTTACAATCGCTATGTTCGCGTGTTGAAATGGCTTACGCTGGCGCTATTGGCCTATGTGGCGACCGCGTTCGTTGTCCACATTCCCTGGACGCACGTGCTAGAAAAAACGTTCCTCCCCAGCTTAAGCTGGAAGCCAGAATTTATTACTTCGGTCGTGGCGATATTCGGCACGACCATCAGCCCGTATTTGTTCTTTTGGCAAACGTCCCAAGAGGTGGAAGAGCAGATAGCCGATGTACGGGCCAAACCTTTGAAAATCGCCCCTGAGCAGGCACCTGCAAATTTTCATCGCATAAAGATTGATACATTCGTCGGAATGGGTTTCTCTAATATTGTTGCATATTTCATTATTCTAACCACAGCGGTAACCCTGAATCAACATGGCATAACAAATATTCAAACCTCTGCGCAAGCGGCCGCCGCATTGCGTCCCATTGCCGGAGAATTTGCGTTCTGGCTCTTTAGCGCAGGCATCATAGGCACCGGACTTTTAGCCGTTCCTGTGCTGGCAGGGTCCGCGGCGTACGCAATGGCAGGTGCTTTTCGGTGGAAGAATAGCCTTGAACTAAAGCCCATGATGGCGAAAAAATTTTACAGCATCATTGCGATTTCGACGTTACTCGGAGTTGCACTTTGCTTTACCCGCATCGATCCAATTAAGGCGCTGTATTGGAGCGCAGTGCTCAATGGCGTCATTTCGGTGCCGATTATGTGCGTGATGATGTTGATGGCAACGCGGTCAGAAGTGATGGGTGTGTTCGTTATCAGCACGCGACTAAAAACGTTAGGTTGGGTGTGCACAGCCGTCATGGCGATTTCGGTTATAGCTATGTTTTACGCTATGTTGAAGTAA
- a CDS encoding ATP-dependent DNA helicase, with translation MTYVVAVRNLCEFTAKCGDLDLRFTPSPSAQDGIAGHGIVRARRKKSYQSEISLSGEAHNLRVTGRADGYDPDKNQLEEIKTYRGDFNQIPNNHRQLHWAQVKIYGWLFCQERGLSEVRLALVYFDIGSQQETEIAELHTADALKIFFDNQCERFSDWADRELLHRASRDQALNALQFPHAVFRQGQRALAEDVYRATTSGRCLMVQAPTGIGKTIGTIFPTLKACPKQGLDKIFFLTAKTSGRNLALDALKLIKNSASALPLRVLELVARDKACEYPDKACHGDSCPLAKGFYDRLPMARKSAVSAHAMDKAAIRAVALEHQVCPYYLSQDLVRWSDVVVGDYNYYFDLNAMLYGLTVANQWRVTVLVDEAHNMVERARQMYSAELEQGDLKRARRDSPPGLKKTLERFNRQWNALHKNQTTPYLVVSAIPPAFINAMQQTISTVSEYLNDTPVGLDSSLLRFYFDLLHFSHMAALFDSHSLFDVSKNTEVSGSRAIQSGVSLCLRNIIPGPFLAQRFAAARSVILFSATLTPSNFYSDTLGLPADTAWIDVQSPFGAEQLSVHIGDISTRYKDREKSLEPIVGLMGNTYNKMEGNYLAFFSSFDYLQNVADLFANRYPDTPVWIQSRRMGELEREQFLARFSSGSKGIGFAVLGGAFAEGIDLPGDCLIGAFIATLGLPPLNPVNNQMMQCMSATFGSDLGYDYTYLFPGIRKVVQAAGRVIRTQLDRGTIHLIDDRFTDPKIVRLLPKWWALEN, from the coding sequence ATGACATACGTGGTGGCGGTTCGTAACTTATGCGAATTTACCGCCAAATGCGGCGATCTTGATTTACGTTTCACGCCATCCCCCTCGGCACAGGACGGCATCGCTGGTCACGGAATCGTTCGAGCGCGCCGCAAAAAATCCTATCAGTCGGAGATATCGCTTTCTGGGGAAGCACACAATTTGCGTGTTACCGGGCGGGCCGATGGTTATGATCCAGACAAAAATCAACTCGAAGAAATCAAGACATATCGTGGCGACTTTAATCAGATACCGAACAATCATCGCCAGCTGCATTGGGCGCAGGTAAAAATCTACGGATGGTTGTTTTGCCAGGAACGTGGCCTTTCTGAAGTGCGCCTGGCGTTGGTCTATTTTGACATCGGCAGTCAGCAGGAAACGGAGATAGCCGAGCTGCATACGGCAGACGCTCTAAAGATTTTCTTTGACAATCAATGTGAGCGATTTTCAGATTGGGCGGATAGGGAGCTCTTACACCGCGCGTCAAGAGACCAGGCGCTAAACGCATTGCAGTTTCCGCATGCCGTTTTCCGCCAGGGCCAACGCGCATTGGCCGAAGATGTTTACCGCGCCACGACGAGTGGCCGATGCCTGATGGTGCAGGCACCTACAGGCATCGGAAAAACCATCGGCACCATATTTCCGACTTTGAAGGCCTGTCCCAAACAAGGCCTGGATAAGATTTTTTTCTTAACGGCCAAAACCTCCGGCCGTAATCTGGCTTTGGATGCGCTGAAATTAATTAAAAACAGCGCCTCCGCACTACCGCTTCGCGTACTTGAGTTAGTGGCACGCGATAAAGCCTGTGAATATCCAGACAAAGCTTGCCATGGTGATTCTTGTCCGCTCGCCAAAGGTTTTTATGATCGTTTGCCGATGGCACGTAAATCTGCCGTTAGCGCCCATGCGATGGATAAAGCGGCCATTCGTGCGGTGGCGCTTGAGCATCAGGTGTGTCCCTATTATTTGAGTCAGGATCTGGTGCGATGGAGCGACGTGGTGGTGGGTGACTATAACTACTACTTTGATTTGAATGCGATGCTATATGGACTCACCGTTGCAAACCAATGGCGAGTCACTGTGCTGGTTGATGAGGCGCACAATATGGTAGAGCGTGCGCGCCAAATGTATTCGGCCGAACTAGAGCAGGGCGATCTCAAACGCGCGCGGCGGGACTCACCGCCAGGACTCAAAAAAACACTTGAGCGTTTCAACCGTCAGTGGAATGCGTTACACAAAAATCAGACAACTCCCTATCTGGTGGTAAGCGCTATACCGCCAGCTTTTATCAATGCAATGCAGCAGACCATCAGCACAGTGTCTGAATATCTGAATGATACCCCTGTCGGCCTTGATTCCTCTTTATTGCGGTTCTATTTTGACTTGCTCCATTTCTCTCACATGGCGGCGCTGTTTGACTCTCATTCTTTATTCGATGTATCTAAAAATACCGAGGTATCAGGATCGCGGGCTATCCAAAGCGGGGTAAGTCTTTGCCTGCGAAATATTATTCCAGGGCCTTTTCTTGCCCAGCGCTTTGCCGCAGCGCGCTCGGTCATTTTGTTCTCCGCTACGTTGACTCCATCAAATTTCTATTCTGATACCCTCGGGCTACCAGCCGATACGGCATGGATCGACGTGCAGTCGCCGTTTGGTGCGGAACAATTATCTGTGCATATCGGCGATATCTCCACGCGATATAAAGATCGTGAAAAATCATTGGAACCGATCGTCGGGCTAATGGGTAATACCTACAACAAAATGGAAGGGAACTACCTCGCTTTTTTCAGCAGCTTTGATTACCTTCAAAACGTAGCGGACCTTTTTGCAAACCGATATCCGGACACGCCTGTATGGATACAGTCGCGCCGCATGGGAGAGTTGGAGCGTGAACAGTTTTTGGCGCGTTTCTCATCCGGTAGCAAGGGCATTGGATTTGCCGTACTGGGTGGAGCCTTCGCGGAAGGTATTGACCTTCCCGGGGACTGTCTGATTGGCGCGTTTATTGCCACCCTTGGATTACCGCCGCTCAATCCCGTTAATAACCAGATGATGCAATGTATGAGTGCGACTTTCGGGTCCGATCTCGGTTATGACTATACCTACCTGTTTCCTGGCATTCGCAAAGTCGTTCAGGCAGCTGGCCGAGTCATCAGAACCCAGCTTGATCGCGGAACCATACATTTGATCGATGATAGATTTACAGACCCCAAAATTGTTCGTCTTTTGCCAAAATGGTGGGCGCTTGAAAATTAG
- a CDS encoding VRR-NUC domain-containing protein — translation MTALAKKHQYVGAVGRPQNVGTIFQSKMAKLLENRFYYLDNFQLVLTWVAQRYDDLLRHEERQFIEHFHSLPRASRALLTRMVMRKGDLFRSDKLIYDEIGVVDAAMAPLVACGWVDDRPLLDLEALFGQLKKSEITHIFGSDLLKTANRTPTKTEQLLALRTTAQGQQCFSGWYPQSVECVYQLRISAICDDIKLLFFGNLHQDWTEFVLADLGVFTYEKVAFTSSSRGFQSRQDVDDYHYLFQCRERFLEGEDPEVVLNDIPNACYSNTLLEARRNKLLFQIGQHYEKNKAYGAAVAVYERSNYSGARVRAIRSMERCGQFGLALALAETAQCHPESEAEKQQLARILPRLSRQLGRPKEPTIAKISHQRIDLSIWPAIAPVSVEEHARDHLEKIEQRQVDSPAFNAQSRVFYVENGLINSLFGLLCWSAVFAPIPNAFFHPFHTGPVDLQSPDFHQRREQQFGECLRQLDTDQYLSTIRQCFKEKAGVQSPFVFWHLLTDELLDLALLCLPADHLKRCFERVLSDIKSNRAGMPDLIQFWPDQKTYRMIEVKGPGDRLQDNQLRWLDYCAKHQMPVAVCYVQWAAS, via the coding sequence ATGACTGCTCTGGCGAAAAAACATCAATATGTTGGCGCCGTCGGGCGTCCGCAAAATGTCGGAACTATTTTTCAATCGAAAATGGCGAAGTTGCTCGAAAATCGTTTTTATTATCTTGATAACTTTCAGCTTGTTCTGACTTGGGTTGCGCAACGCTACGACGACCTTTTAAGGCATGAAGAGCGGCAGTTCATTGAACATTTCCATTCGCTGCCTCGAGCGTCCAGAGCGCTATTAACACGCATGGTAATGCGTAAAGGTGATTTGTTTCGTTCGGATAAATTAATATACGACGAAATCGGGGTAGTCGATGCCGCAATGGCACCACTTGTCGCATGTGGATGGGTCGACGACAGGCCCTTACTCGACCTTGAAGCATTGTTCGGCCAGTTAAAGAAATCCGAAATTACCCATATCTTTGGGTCGGATCTTTTAAAAACGGCCAATCGAACGCCGACCAAAACGGAACAACTGTTGGCGTTGCGTACTACCGCTCAAGGCCAACAGTGCTTCTCAGGTTGGTATCCGCAGTCGGTGGAGTGCGTCTATCAGCTTCGTATCAGCGCAATTTGCGACGATATCAAGTTGTTGTTTTTCGGGAATCTTCATCAGGATTGGACTGAGTTCGTGCTCGCCGATCTCGGCGTGTTTACCTATGAAAAAGTGGCTTTTACGTCGTCCTCACGCGGGTTTCAAAGTCGACAAGACGTCGATGATTATCACTACCTCTTTCAATGCCGCGAACGTTTCCTGGAGGGCGAGGATCCGGAGGTGGTGCTGAACGATATACCAAATGCTTGTTATAGCAACACGTTACTGGAAGCGCGACGCAACAAGCTGCTGTTTCAGATAGGACAGCATTACGAAAAAAACAAAGCGTATGGCGCTGCCGTTGCTGTGTATGAGCGTAGTAATTATTCCGGCGCAAGGGTCCGTGCAATTCGGTCGATGGAGCGATGTGGTCAATTTGGATTGGCTCTCGCGCTGGCTGAAACCGCTCAGTGCCATCCAGAAAGCGAAGCAGAAAAACAGCAGCTTGCACGTATACTCCCCAGGTTAAGTCGTCAGTTAGGTCGACCTAAAGAACCAACGATTGCCAAAATTTCGCATCAACGCATCGACTTGTCAATATGGCCAGCGATTGCGCCAGTATCCGTAGAAGAGCACGCCAGGGATCATTTGGAAAAAATCGAACAAAGGCAAGTAGACTCGCCTGCGTTCAACGCGCAGTCGCGGGTTTTTTATGTGGAAAATGGTCTGATTAATTCTTTGTTTGGTCTACTTTGCTGGAGTGCGGTTTTTGCGCCGATTCCGAATGCTTTTTTTCACCCCTTTCATACCGGACCGGTTGACCTGCAGAGCCCGGATTTTCACCAACGTCGCGAGCAGCAATTTGGTGAGTGTCTGCGACAGCTGGATACCGACCAATATCTTTCCACCATACGGCAATGCTTCAAGGAGAAAGCGGGAGTGCAGTCGCCGTTTGTGTTCTGGCATCTATTGACCGACGAATTGCTTGATCTGGCGCTACTATGCCTGCCCGCAGATCATTTAAAACGATGCTTCGAGCGGGTTTTGTCAGATATAAAATCCAACCGTGCCGGAATGCCGGATTTGATCCAGTTCTGGCCAGATCAAAAAACATACCGCATGATTGAGGTGAAAGGGCCGGGAGACAGGCTGCAAGATAACCAGTTACGATGGCTGGACTATTGCGCGAAGCACCAGATGCCGGTTGCGGTATGTTACGTCCAATGGGCGGCGTCATGA
- the ligD gene encoding DNA ligase D yields the protein MARSDPLKIYKTKRDFNKTTEPQDGGDTVGSGFAFVVQKHWATRLHYDFRLEFQGTMRSWAVPKGPSFDPKDKRMAVQVEDHPIAYNQFEGEIPAKQYGAGKVIIWDRGIWQPLDDPEIGLRDGNLKFSLQGHKLHGNWALLRIKNRDDTDTASDKNKKPTWLLIKEKDAFARPALDFSVVDEMPDSVAKLPPPTSKNTTSPKSALKPKNVTTANRDAANATKKERKPQSPLATKKSVPITTEKTEKISGSKKIAMPSGAIKAPLPPKLVPQLATLVDSAPADSEDWLYEIKYDGYRLLSRIDGKKISLITRNGHDWTEKLPALAEALREAKLPNGWYDGEIVMPGENGIPDFQALQGAFDAKRTQRIVYFLFDLPFSSGFDLRQVPLMARRTILQSLLEKNNSQTIRFSENFEAIGADIVKSACQLGMEGVIGKKRDAPYLSRRSPDWIKLKCSHRQEFVIGGYTDPQGSRSGLGALLLGVHDADGKLRYAGKVGTGFDEKTLRSLTAALTAIKSEKCPFNAVSDVRPEGHWVKPELLAEVSFAEWTKSGRIRHPVYHGLRSDKPARSIVREVPKHVEEKLGASSALPSSLKITNPEREVDSASGITKIELLRFYALVAPLMMPHLKGRPVSLMRAPDGVGKQVFFQKHLAIAQMAGIAQLAADLDPDHERLLEVARPEGLLSAAQMNVVEFHTWNAIKTAINKPDRMTFDLDPGEGVEWGTMQESTLLVKALLDQLGLTSFVKTSGGKGFHIVVPIAKRHGWETVKAFSRAIVAHLVSAIPTHFVVKSGPRNRVGKIFVDYLRNGFGATTVCAWSARARPGMGVSVPIAWDELNHVTGGAHWTIRTIHTRLDQGNIPWDNYATSAQGLAAAMRKLGFKPDATE from the coding sequence ATGGCACGTTCCGATCCGTTGAAGATTTACAAAACCAAACGTGATTTTAATAAAACAACAGAACCTCAGGACGGCGGTGACACCGTCGGGTCTGGTTTTGCCTTTGTTGTGCAGAAACACTGGGCCACGCGTTTGCATTACGACTTCCGGCTTGAATTCCAGGGCACTATGCGGAGCTGGGCGGTGCCTAAGGGACCAAGTTTTGATCCTAAGGATAAACGCATGGCGGTGCAGGTTGAGGATCACCCGATTGCGTATAACCAGTTTGAGGGTGAAATTCCGGCCAAACAATACGGCGCCGGTAAAGTGATTATTTGGGATAGGGGTATCTGGCAACCGCTTGATGACCCGGAGATCGGATTGCGTGACGGTAATTTAAAATTTTCGCTGCAGGGTCATAAATTGCACGGGAACTGGGCGCTGCTCAGGATAAAAAATAGAGACGATACCGACACGGCGTCCGATAAGAACAAAAAGCCAACATGGTTACTGATCAAAGAAAAAGATGCGTTTGCGCGGCCAGCCTTGGACTTCAGTGTGGTCGATGAAATGCCGGATAGCGTCGCAAAATTGCCGCCGCCGACATCCAAAAACACCACATCGCCAAAAAGCGCCCTTAAACCCAAGAACGTCACCACCGCCAATCGCGACGCCGCGAACGCCACTAAAAAGGAACGCAAACCCCAGTCACCACTTGCTACCAAAAAGTCCGTGCCCATAACAACAGAAAAAACAGAAAAAATATCAGGTTCAAAAAAAATTGCCATGCCTTCTGGTGCGATAAAAGCGCCACTTCCACCTAAATTGGTTCCGCAACTGGCAACGCTGGTAGATAGCGCGCCCGCTGATTCCGAAGACTGGCTGTATGAAATAAAATACGATGGGTATCGATTATTGTCCCGCATTGATGGAAAAAAGATTTCCCTGATCACACGCAACGGCCATGATTGGACGGAAAAACTGCCGGCGTTGGCCGAGGCGCTGAGAGAGGCCAAACTCCCTAACGGATGGTATGACGGTGAAATCGTCATGCCGGGTGAAAATGGCATTCCTGATTTTCAGGCGTTACAAGGTGCCTTTGACGCAAAAAGGACGCAACGCATTGTCTATTTTTTATTCGATCTTCCATTTTCCTCCGGATTTGATCTACGCCAGGTCCCTCTGATGGCGCGGCGAACGATCTTACAATCTTTGCTCGAAAAGAATAACTCACAAACGATCCGCTTTAGTGAAAATTTCGAGGCAATTGGCGCGGATATTGTGAAATCTGCTTGTCAACTCGGAATGGAGGGAGTGATTGGCAAAAAGCGGGACGCACCCTACCTTAGTCGTCGCTCCCCGGACTGGATTAAACTCAAGTGCAGTCACCGACAGGAGTTTGTCATCGGCGGCTATACCGATCCACAGGGAAGCCGGTCCGGTCTGGGAGCATTGTTACTTGGGGTACATGATGCCGATGGAAAATTGCGTTATGCAGGCAAGGTAGGAACAGGTTTTGATGAAAAAACCTTGCGCTCGCTAACAGCCGCATTGACCGCAATAAAGAGTGAGAAATGCCCGTTTAACGCCGTGAGCGATGTACGGCCCGAAGGGCATTGGGTCAAGCCAGAATTGTTAGCGGAGGTCTCGTTCGCAGAGTGGACCAAAAGCGGACGGATAAGACATCCGGTTTATCACGGATTGCGCAGTGATAAACCGGCACGATCAATCGTGCGTGAAGTTCCAAAGCATGTGGAAGAGAAGCTCGGCGCTTCGTCTGCGCTACCATCTTCGTTGAAGATTACGAATCCAGAACGTGAGGTAGATTCTGCCAGCGGCATCACCAAAATCGAGCTTTTGCGATTTTATGCTCTGGTAGCGCCATTGATGATGCCTCACCTTAAAGGACGTCCCGTGTCGCTGATGCGCGCCCCTGATGGTGTGGGAAAACAGGTTTTTTTCCAAAAACATTTAGCCATCGCGCAGATGGCTGGCATTGCACAGCTGGCGGCCGACCTTGATCCTGATCATGAGCGCTTACTTGAGGTTGCGCGACCCGAGGGACTGTTGTCGGCGGCACAGATGAATGTGGTCGAGTTTCATACCTGGAATGCGATCAAGACCGCAATCAACAAACCGGACCGCATGACCTTCGATCTTGATCCGGGGGAGGGCGTGGAATGGGGAACCATGCAAGAATCAACCTTGCTCGTCAAAGCGCTCCTCGATCAGTTAGGACTGACATCGTTCGTGAAAACTAGCGGCGGGAAAGGCTTCCATATCGTCGTGCCGATTGCGAAGCGGCACGGCTGGGAAACTGTCAAGGCATTCTCACGCGCTATCGTTGCGCATCTGGTCTCAGCAATACCAACGCATTTTGTGGTGAAAAGTGGCCCGCGTAATCGCGTCGGAAAAATCTTCGTCGACTATCTTCGTAATGGTTTTGGGGCCACCACCGTATGCGCATGGTCTGCGCGCGCCAGGCCGGGAATGGGCGTCTCGGTACCGATCGCATGGGACGAACTGAATCACGTGACCGGTGGAGCGCACTGGACCATCCGCACCATTCATACTCGTCTCGATCAAGGGAATATTCCTTGGGACAACTATGCCACCTCTGCGCAAGGCTTGGCGGCCGCAATGCGCAAACTAGGTTTCAAGCCGGATGCGACGGAGTAA
- a CDS encoding Ku protein encodes MATSSKRVLWKGAISFGLVHIPIALHSATAEQGLNFDWLDKRSMDPVGYKRINKKTGKDVDKDNIVKGIEYEDGQYVILSQEEIAAAYPKATQTIEIESFVDAGDIPFLYLERPYYVSPINKGAKVYALLREVLLKTGKVGIAKVVIQTKQHLAVLMPCGPALVLDLLRWGTEVRGWDELDLPAEGIKATGLSDKEMKMGEQLVRDMSGAWNPEEFSDSFKEQILKLVEEKVKAGQTEMVSPVEKEPGESGAGARIYDLTEMLQRSLNNVGKSPTKSAPSKRVATKPKAADAPAPAKKTVTKRKSV; translated from the coding sequence ATGGCTACTTCAAGCAAACGTGTCTTGTGGAAAGGCGCAATTTCGTTTGGGTTGGTGCATATTCCCATCGCATTACATTCCGCTACAGCAGAGCAGGGCCTCAATTTTGACTGGCTTGATAAACGTAGTATGGACCCCGTGGGTTACAAGAGGATCAATAAGAAAACCGGCAAAGACGTCGACAAAGATAATATTGTTAAAGGCATTGAGTATGAGGACGGCCAGTACGTGATTTTGTCGCAGGAAGAAATAGCTGCGGCCTATCCAAAAGCGACACAAACGATAGAAATCGAAAGCTTTGTGGATGCTGGCGACATTCCGTTTTTATACCTGGAGAGACCTTATTATGTGTCGCCGATTAATAAAGGTGCGAAAGTCTATGCGTTATTGCGGGAAGTGTTGCTTAAAACAGGAAAGGTCGGCATTGCTAAAGTGGTGATCCAGACCAAGCAGCATCTGGCAGTGTTGATGCCCTGCGGCCCTGCGTTGGTATTGGATTTGTTGCGCTGGGGAACCGAGGTCCGGGGCTGGGATGAACTTGATTTGCCGGCTGAAGGCATCAAGGCGACCGGTCTTAGTGATAAAGAAATGAAAATGGGTGAACAACTGGTCCGCGATATGAGCGGCGCATGGAATCCGGAAGAGTTTTCTGATTCATTCAAAGAGCAGATCCTCAAATTGGTAGAAGAGAAAGTCAAGGCTGGCCAAACCGAAATGGTTTCACCTGTCGAAAAAGAGCCCGGTGAATCAGGCGCTGGCGCACGTATTTACGACCTTACAGAAATGCTGCAGCGAAGTTTGAACAATGTCGGTAAATCGCCGACGAAAAGCGCTCCCTCCAAACGCGTTGCCACCAAACCGAAAGCGGCTGACGCACCCGCACCCGCTAAAAAAACTGTTACTAAACGAAAGTCGGTTTAA
- a CDS encoding PRC-barrel domain-containing protein, with the protein MSYLDRDTYGIYKNNVNGGPGPDVLGADTLIGNDVCNQSGEDLGDIKELMIDTRTGKVNYAVLSFGGFLGMGEKLFAVPWSVLKLDSVNERFILDVDKDRLKSAPGFDKDHWPDMADQSWSSEIDTYYGSDGYVDTTPRL; encoded by the coding sequence ATGAGCTACCTGGATCGCGATACCTACGGCATATATAAAAACAATGTGAATGGAGGGCCTGGGCCAGACGTTCTCGGCGCAGATACGCTAATTGGAAACGACGTATGTAATCAATCGGGCGAAGACTTGGGCGACATCAAAGAACTCATGATCGACACCCGCACAGGTAAGGTGAATTATGCAGTTCTGTCATTTGGCGGTTTTCTTGGAATGGGCGAAAAATTATTCGCCGTCCCTTGGAGCGTTCTGAAACTTGATTCGGTGAATGAGCGCTTCATCCTGGATGTCGATAAAGATCGTCTAAAGAGCGCTCCAGGTTTCGATAAGGATCATTGGCCTGATATGGCAGATCAAAGTTGGTCAAGTGAAATTGATACCTATTATGGTTCTGATGGGTATGTCGACACTACGCCAAGATTGTAA
- a CDS encoding tyrosine-type recombinase/integrase, whose product MSIQIIDGADGVSITPNDSLAEWRQQHHEFLAAATSDNTRRTYRSAIRHFLTWGGVLPADESSVLRYLLAYSHALNPRTLALRLTALSQWHIQQSFPDPAATPTVRKTLLGIQRKNGLPAKKAKALPVEDLALIVMALREQGTLKALRDNALLQISYFGAYRRSEVVRLQITHLTWEPEGVLITLPRSKTDQKGEGITKAIPFGEQVCCPPSALRDWCQAAEITSGPIFRSINKWGQLGSEAIHEASLNGILAAAATLAGLPYVPQLSSHSLRRGLATSAYRAGARFQDIKRQGGWQHDGTVSGYIEEAGRFDENAAGHLLRRPK is encoded by the coding sequence ATGAGTATTCAAATTATCGATGGTGCAGATGGGGTTAGCATAACGCCCAATGATTCCCTCGCGGAGTGGCGTCAACAGCACCATGAATTTCTTGCCGCAGCCACGTCGGACAACACGCGTCGTACTTATCGCTCCGCGATTCGCCACTTTTTAACATGGGGAGGCGTGCTTCCTGCCGATGAATCGTCGGTTCTTCGTTACCTGCTCGCTTACTCTCACGCGCTCAATCCAAGAACGCTGGCCTTGCGCTTAACAGCGTTATCGCAATGGCATATTCAACAAAGCTTTCCTGATCCTGCAGCGACGCCTACCGTACGCAAAACGTTGCTGGGCATCCAGCGCAAAAATGGGCTGCCTGCTAAAAAGGCAAAGGCGCTCCCCGTGGAGGATCTGGCGTTGATCGTCATGGCGTTGCGGGAGCAGGGCACATTAAAAGCGCTTCGCGATAATGCATTACTGCAGATATCTTACTTTGGGGCTTATCGACGCAGTGAGGTTGTGCGTCTTCAAATTACGCATCTCACCTGGGAGCCAGAGGGCGTTCTTATCACGCTACCGCGCTCAAAGACTGATCAAAAAGGTGAAGGGATTACCAAGGCAATTCCTTTTGGTGAGCAAGTCTGTTGCCCGCCCAGTGCTTTGCGTGACTGGTGCCAGGCCGCGGAAATCACTTCGGGACCGATCTTCAGAAGCATTAATAAATGGGGACAGCTTGGTTCCGAAGCGATCCATGAAGCCAGTCTAAACGGTATTTTGGCGGCAGCGGCTACGCTTGCCGGTTTACCTTATGTTCCTCAGTTGAGCAGTCACAGCCTTCGTCGCGGCTTAGCCACCAGCGCTTATCGCGCCGGTGCACGGTTTCAGGATATTAAACGGCAGGGTGGCTGGCAACATGACGGAACAGTGTCGGGGTATATTGAGGAGGCGGGGCGCTTCGATGAAAATGCCGCAGGCCATTTGTTGCGTCGACCAAAATAG